The following are encoded together in the Clostridium sp. 'White wine YQ' genome:
- a CDS encoding TIGR01212 family radical SAM protein (This family includes YhcC from E. coli K-12, an uncharacterized radical SAM protein.), translating into MEKILWDNKRYLSLNYFLREKFGEKIFKISLDAGFSCPNRDGKISSGGCLFCSERGSGDYAGDRNFSISKQFVDIKDMMAKKWKNGKYIAYFQAYTNTYAPIEVLRNKYQEALAQEDVVALAIATRPDCLSDEVLDLLEEMNSKVYTWVELGLQTVHEKTAKLINRGYTLEVFEEALKKLRERGIDVVVHTIFGLPEESKEEMLETIRYISNKDIQGVKFHLLHLMKDTPMVKLYEQGRLKFLTQEEYIELICESINIIPQKMVVHRLTGDAPRSLLIGPMWSLKKWEVLNAIDKTMEDNDYYQGKYRE; encoded by the coding sequence ATGGAAAAAATCCTTTGGGATAACAAAAGATATTTAAGTTTAAACTATTTTTTAAGAGAGAAATTTGGAGAAAAGATTTTTAAAATTTCATTAGATGCAGGATTTTCCTGTCCTAATAGGGATGGGAAAATTAGTAGTGGAGGATGTCTGTTTTGTAGTGAAAGAGGTTCTGGAGATTATGCAGGAGATAGAAACTTTTCTATTTCGAAGCAATTTGTAGATATTAAAGATATGATGGCAAAGAAGTGGAAGAATGGAAAGTATATAGCATACTTTCAAGCATACACAAATACATATGCTCCTATTGAAGTTTTAAGAAATAAATACCAAGAAGCATTAGCGCAAGAAGATGTAGTAGCATTAGCAATAGCTACAAGGCCTGACTGCTTATCTGACGAAGTTTTAGATTTACTTGAGGAAATGAACAGCAAAGTATATACATGGGTAGAATTAGGATTACAAACAGTTCATGAGAAGACAGCCAAGCTTATTAATAGGGGATATACATTAGAGGTTTTTGAAGAGGCATTAAAAAAGCTAAGAGAAAGAGGAATTGATGTAGTTGTACATACTATATTTGGTCTTCCTGAAGAGAGCAAGGAAGAAATGCTTGAGACTATTAGATATATTTCGAATAAGGATATACAAGGAGTCAAGTTCCACCTATTACATTTAATGAAAGATACTCCTATGGTAAAGTTATATGAGCAAGGAAGGCTAAAATTTCTTACTCAAGAGGAGTATATAGAGCTAATATGTGAGAGCATAAATATTATTCCTCAAAAAATGGTTGTGCATAGATTAACTGGAGATGCTCCAAGAAGCCTATTAATTGGACCTATGTGGAGCTTAAAAAAGTGGGAAGTATTAAACGCTATAGATAAGACAATGGAAGACAATGATTATTATCAAGGAAAGTATAGAGAATAA
- a CDS encoding YkvI family membrane protein produces MKVEIKKIFQVAAVFIGTIVGAGLASGKEITQFFTVYGVKSFIGIALCGLFYILMGIIISRIGIDNDLDSYSQVIKKVSPNILGNITGIITTLYLISSASIILAGSGALLNQFFGIPKIVGTLIMLFLALMTLLRNTKGLIEINSIIVPSLIIVIITIMLLYIFFYKDFLTFKNLNSFPVQKEHWLISTILYSGYNILCCSGVLVPLGKEMKKKSTLFWGIIFGAIGLTLLCFLINIMLMLNQPYIYKYEIPLLYVTNRFGNIIQGFLLIIILLEMFSTEVSDVFSISKTLEQSFKIPFKIGIFIIIFIALPISQLGFTNLISTLYPMFGLLSLIFIVQCLYFYIKNYVIKNK; encoded by the coding sequence TTGAAGGTAGAAATCAAAAAAATATTTCAAGTTGCTGCAGTGTTTATTGGAACCATTGTTGGCGCTGGACTTGCCTCAGGAAAAGAAATAACTCAATTTTTTACAGTCTACGGTGTTAAAAGTTTTATTGGAATAGCCTTATGTGGTTTATTCTATATTCTTATGGGAATTATTATTTCCCGAATAGGAATAGATAATGATCTAGATTCCTACTCTCAGGTAATAAAAAAGGTAAGTCCAAATATATTGGGAAATATCACTGGGATTATTACAACATTATATTTAATATCAAGTGCCTCCATAATCCTTGCCGGCTCCGGAGCACTATTAAATCAATTTTTTGGAATTCCAAAAATCGTTGGCACACTTATAATGCTATTTTTGGCATTAATGACTCTACTAAGAAATACAAAAGGACTTATTGAAATAAATTCTATAATAGTCCCATCACTTATTATTGTAATTATAACTATTATGCTACTCTATATTTTTTTCTATAAGGACTTCCTAACTTTTAAAAACTTAAATTCATTTCCTGTACAAAAAGAACATTGGCTTATTTCAACTATTTTGTATTCTGGATATAATATACTTTGCTGTAGTGGGGTTTTAGTTCCTTTGGGTAAAGAAATGAAGAAAAAAAGCACTTTATTTTGGGGCATAATATTTGGAGCTATTGGTTTAACCCTTTTATGCTTCTTAATAAATATTATGCTAATGTTAAATCAACCTTATATATACAAATATGAGATACCTTTACTTTATGTAACAAATAGGTTTGGAAACATTATTCAAGGTTTTTTACTTATAATTATTCTTCTTGAAATGTTTTCTACTGAGGTTTCAGATGTTTTTTCGATTAGTAAAACTCTTGAGCAAAGTTTTAAAATTCCATTTAAAATTGGAATATTCATAATTATATTTATAGCTCTTCCAATTTCACAACTTGGTTTCACAAATCTAA
- a CDS encoding PadR family transcriptional regulator, protein MEIHKEMLKGYIESIILSLLIDEDLYGYEISKRIRLISKDKFEIKEGTLYVVLKRLESNGLVSTYWDDNESGGGRRRYHKITNEGLSYLKLKKEEWTFFRDILDLFFKEV, encoded by the coding sequence TTGGAAATTCATAAAGAAATGCTAAAAGGATATATTGAAAGCATCATTCTATCACTTCTAATAGATGAAGACTTATATGGTTATGAAATTTCGAAGAGAATACGACTAATCAGTAAGGACAAGTTTGAAATAAAAGAAGGTACTCTATATGTAGTTTTAAAACGGCTAGAGAGTAATGGTCTAGTCTCAACTTATTGGGATGACAACGAAAGTGGTGGTGGAAGAAGAAGATATCACAAAATAACCAATGAAGGTTTAAGTTATCTTAAACTTAAGAAAGAAGAATGGACATTTTTTAGAGATATTTTAGATCTCTTCTTTAAGGAGGTATAG
- a CDS encoding class I SAM-dependent rRNA methyltransferase, with protein MISKFYLNKGITKKALHGRPWIYISEINEYDGDYENGDIVEVYDSKGIFIGKGYINDRSKITIRILTKDFDEEINENFFREKLHMAWNYRKKVIDTSSCRFVFGEADFLPGLTIDKFEDYYVIQISTLGMDKYRDVIVKLLVEDFGAKGVYERSDITTREIEGLEQKKGFLTEPFDTMVQIIENGVKYYVDIENGQKTGFFLDQKENRKAIHRICKDADVLDCFTHTGSFALNAGIAGAKSVLGIDVSQHAVDFARKNAELNGLSDTVKFECHNAFDILADWSKEGREFDVVILDPPAFTKSRDTIKGAKRGYKEINLRGLKMVKKGGYLITCSCSHYMSQELLSETIMDAAKDAKRQLRQVEFRTQSCDHPILWGSDESYYLKFYVFQVV; from the coding sequence ATGATTAGTAAATTCTATTTAAATAAAGGCATTACTAAAAAAGCTCTTCATGGACGCCCATGGATATACATAAGCGAAATCAATGAATATGATGGAGACTATGAAAATGGTGATATTGTTGAAGTTTATGATTCAAAAGGAATTTTTATTGGTAAAGGTTACATAAATGATCGTTCAAAAATAACTATTCGTATTTTAACAAAAGACTTTGATGAAGAAATAAATGAAAACTTCTTTAGAGAAAAACTTCATATGGCATGGAATTATAGAAAAAAAGTTATCGACACTTCCAGCTGTAGATTTGTTTTTGGTGAAGCTGATTTCCTTCCAGGACTAACTATTGATAAATTTGAAGATTATTATGTAATTCAAATATCTACATTAGGAATGGATAAATATAGAGATGTAATTGTAAAATTACTTGTTGAAGACTTTGGTGCAAAAGGTGTTTACGAAAGAAGTGATATAACTACTAGAGAAATTGAAGGACTAGAACAAAAGAAAGGCTTCTTAACAGAACCTTTTGATACCATGGTTCAGATAATTGAAAATGGCGTTAAATACTATGTTGATATTGAAAATGGTCAAAAGACAGGATTTTTCCTTGATCAAAAGGAAAATAGAAAGGCTATCCATAGAATATGTAAAGATGCTGATGTATTAGATTGCTTCACTCACACCGGTTCTTTCGCACTTAATGCTGGTATTGCAGGTGCAAAGTCAGTACTAGGCATAGATGTTTCTCAGCATGCAGTAGATTTTGCTAGAAAAAATGCTGAACTAAACGGTTTATCTGATACAGTAAAATTTGAATGTCATAATGCTTTTGACATCCTTGCTGATTGGTCAAAGGAAGGTAGAGAATTTGATGTTGTAATTTTAGATCCACCAGCTTTTACAAAATCAAGAGATACCATTAAGGGAGCAAAAAGAGGCTATAAAGAAATCAACCTACGTGGTCTTAAAATGGTCAAAAAAGGTGGCTACTTAATAACTTGCTCCTGCTCACATTATATGAGCCAGGAACTTTTATCTGAAACCATAATGGATGCTGCCAAAGATGCAAAAAGACAGCTTAGACAAGTAGAATTTAGAACTCAATCCTGTGATCACCCAATACTTTGGGGTTCAGATGAATCATATTATTTAAAGTTTTATGTATTCCAAGTAGTTTAA
- a CDS encoding VanZ family protein, which yields MKEIDDYINSLYKNSPEHSTEVKELKEEMKTHLVEAIEELKREGKSQSESIKIALDRFGETAMLEDELSEVVPIYKKSVNPILLLSIGALVILFSLIILLISELGSGGLRGTIAVFLLPPTYLIIRCVTLKNQNKSEHKFSITTELYKFIFIYYISLLIGIKLFPIYTYPNFSNPPIFDIGLIPIKWTIQNVTTGLQHGLTLNYILINRIRAIALFIPLGFLAPITYSKFKSLKKSILLGLIAYILISLANIFLTLIGISELKYILISVDMLLINLTGVFLGHLLFSFLNKKHYLTLHKNLIILCSFITITFYFYIFLLRN from the coding sequence ATGAAAGAAATTGATGATTACATTAACTCTTTATATAAAAATTCCCCAGAACACTCAACAGAAGTCAAAGAGTTAAAAGAAGAAATGAAGACTCATTTAGTTGAAGCAATAGAGGAATTAAAAAGAGAAGGTAAAAGCCAATCTGAGAGTATAAAAATAGCTCTAGATAGATTTGGTGAAACAGCCATGCTAGAAGATGAATTATCTGAAGTAGTACCAATTTATAAGAAAAGCGTAAATCCTATATTACTTTTATCAATTGGAGCATTAGTAATATTATTTTCACTAATCATATTGTTAATTTCGGAACTTGGTTCTGGTGGATTACGTGGGACAATAGCTGTATTTTTGTTACCCCCTACGTATTTGATTATTAGATGCGTAACCTTAAAAAATCAAAATAAATCAGAACATAAATTTAGTATAACAACTGAATTATATAAATTTATTTTTATATACTATATTAGCTTACTTATAGGCATAAAGTTATTTCCTATATATACTTACCCCAATTTTAGTAATCCACCTATATTTGACATAGGACTTATCCCTATTAAATGGACTATCCAAAATGTCACTACAGGTCTTCAACATGGTTTAACACTAAATTATATATTGATTAATCGTATACGTGCTATTGCTTTATTTATACCCTTAGGATTTTTAGCTCCTATTACTTACAGTAAATTTAAAAGTCTAAAAAAATCTATCTTACTAGGATTAATAGCCTATATATTAATTTCACTAGCAAATATTTTTCTAACATTAATTGGTATATCTGAGCTTAAATATATATTAATAAGTGTGGATATGTTATTAATTAATCTTACTGGAGTTTTCCTTGGGCACTTATTATTTTCTTTTTTGAATAAAAAACACTATTTAACCCTTCATAAAAATCTTATAATTTTATGTTCTTTTATTACTATTACTTTCTATTTCTATATTTTTCTTTTACGTAATTAA